One part of the Saprospiraceae bacterium genome encodes these proteins:
- a CDS encoding PD40 domain-containing protein yields the protein MPNKDSSKNTIHYPAEKHLKNVKQLTFGGNNAEAYWSFDGKMLVFQSDNPAWGAECDQIYYFNPDLDDLSKNKPHYISRRGGRTTCSYFMPGDSMIIFASTHRDTSACPPVPERTTGGKYVWPIYSSFDIYVADLKGNLKKQLTNIAGYDAEATVSPKGNKILYTALRQGDLNLWIMDIDGKNKKQITFLPGYDGGAFFSPDGNSIVFRASRPKDSEARKEYYELLQKGLVQPTEMEIFTCNLQGGNYHQVTNLGKANWAPFYHPSGKKIIFSSNHAAPKGYQFNLYLINLDGTGLEQITFDSVFDSFPMFSPDGKRLVWASNRNNGGTHDTNLFMAEWVD from the coding sequence ATGCCAAATAAGGATAGCTCAAAAAACACAATTCATTATCCTGCTGAAAAGCATCTTAAAAATGTAAAACAACTTACTTTCGGCGGCAATAATGCAGAAGCCTATTGGAGTTTCGATGGTAAAATGCTGGTTTTTCAATCCGATAACCCGGCTTGGGGTGCAGAATGTGATCAAATATATTATTTCAATCCCGATCTAGATGATTTATCAAAAAACAAACCGCATTATATTTCTAGAAGAGGAGGCCGGACTACCTGTTCTTATTTTATGCCTGGAGATTCAATGATTATTTTCGCCTCAACACATCGGGATACTTCAGCTTGTCCTCCAGTTCCTGAACGGACAACAGGAGGAAAATATGTTTGGCCGATTTACTCAAGTTTTGATATTTATGTAGCAGATCTAAAAGGAAATCTGAAAAAGCAATTAACAAATATTGCAGGTTATGATGCAGAAGCTACGGTCTCTCCAAAAGGAAATAAGATTCTATATACGGCTCTTAGACAGGGAGATTTAAACTTATGGATCATGGATATTGATGGTAAAAATAAAAAGCAAATTACGTTTTTGCCAGGGTATGATGGAGGTGCTTTCTTTTCACCAGACGGGAATTCAATCGTCTTTAGAGCCTCCAGACCGAAGGATTCTGAAGCAAGAAAAGAATATTATGAATTGTTGCAAAAGGGATTGGTGCAACCAACAGAAATGGAAATATTTACGTGTAATTTACAAGGTGGAAATTATCATCAAGTTACCAATTTAGGGAAAGCAAACTGGGCACCTTTCTATCATCCTTCTGGTAAAAAAATAATCTTTTCTTCAAATCATGCTGCTCCTAAAGGATATCAATTTAATTTATACCTTATTAATTTAGATGGAACCGGACTCGAACAAATAACATTTGACTCCGTATTCGATTCATTCCCTATGTTTTCACCCGATGGAAAACGATTGGTATGGGCCTCTAATCGTAATAATGGTGGTACACATGATACCAATTTGTTTATGGCAGAATGGGTTGATTAA
- a CDS encoding FAD-dependent oxidoreductase translates to MRSIDFLIVGSGIAGLTVADHLENDNQSFLIVDPFLEGHASQQSSGVINPITGRRFVKSWYYEIIKNYFLEFYSRIELKLNIKCIQEFKLIQKLNSPDEENQWLARTADPEYSGYLDEFKATEFQGTIHSKNQIYCLIKSMYVVDVNVLLNRWKEYFKSKSLYSNLKFNYCELSKVEHGYLWGDHEIKRGIIFCEGFRVVENPYFSWLPIFKLKGEFLEFKAPLLNLDFVYKSEYVIVPLGNHRYWCGSNFDLQDASLKVTKIELQKQIEFLKANLKVPFEIEYHGFGIRPSSRDRRPVVGAHPGINNMFILNGLGTKGFSIAPFCSKNLVDNILFNKEILHTISINRFLQKGFIPQNPFLG, encoded by the coding sequence ATGAGGTCAATCGATTTTCTTATTGTAGGATCTGGTATAGCAGGACTCACCGTCGCCGATCATTTAGAAAATGATAATCAATCGTTTTTAATTGTGGATCCATTTTTAGAAGGTCATGCGAGTCAACAAAGTTCAGGAGTTATTAATCCAATAACCGGACGAAGATTTGTGAAGAGTTGGTATTATGAAATTATAAAAAATTATTTTCTGGAATTTTATTCCCGGATTGAATTAAAACTGAATATTAAATGTATTCAAGAATTTAAATTAATTCAGAAACTAAATAGTCCGGATGAAGAAAATCAATGGCTTGCAAGGACTGCGGATCCCGAGTATTCAGGTTATTTGGATGAATTTAAAGCTACTGAATTTCAAGGAACAATCCATTCAAAAAATCAAATATATTGTTTAATAAAATCCATGTATGTGGTGGATGTAAATGTTTTATTAAACCGATGGAAGGAATATTTTAAAAGTAAATCATTATATAGTAATTTGAAGTTTAACTATTGTGAATTATCAAAAGTTGAGCATGGATATTTGTGGGGTGATCATGAAATAAAAAGAGGAATTATTTTTTGTGAAGGATTTAGAGTTGTTGAAAATCCATATTTTAGTTGGCTGCCTATATTTAAACTAAAAGGAGAATTTCTGGAATTTAAAGCCCCATTGCTGAATTTAGATTTTGTATATAAATCAGAATATGTTATTGTTCCATTAGGGAATCATCGGTATTGGTGTGGCTCCAATTTTGATTTACAAGATGCAAGTTTAAAAGTTACCAAAATTGAACTTCAAAAGCAAATTGAATTTTTGAAAGCCAATTTGAAAGTTCCGTTTGAGATTGAATATCATGGATTTGGAATTCGTCCATCTTCAAGGGATCGAAGACCTGTTGTGGGAGCTCATCCAGGAATTAATAATATGTTCATACTTAATGGATTAGGTACAAAAGGTTTTTCAATTGCCCCATTTTGTTCAAAAAATCTTGTTGATAATATTCTATTCAATAAAGAAATACTGCATACGATTTCAATAAATCGTTTTTTGCAGAAGGGATTTATTCCTCAGAATCCTTTTTTGGGTTGA
- a CDS encoding endonuclease gives MQHLRLSVIVFIISFLSINHKTHAQYKQQILFPNDSSFVLINELVQNFKPLQVLDYSQARVKMYQQIYNENDSVSCVYTKHTLYLSPASSDPIGYLSKNGNSNGINCEHTFPQSKGAETGNARSDMHHLFPSRAAVNEARSNYPFGEISDSKTDDWYYKSFSQTNKPSQFIDEYSESINGLFEPREDHKGNVARAIFYFFTMYELQADRSFFEGMKITLCDWHLKDPVDSLEWTRSQIIATYQSQKPNPFVLDCSLAKRSYCSTHNACQITTTSNSINTQNIDCHPNPFQDQIVIEFAEPSNLYEIILLDLFGNRIHQTSLSSHPNQSILHTENLPAGYYQLIIKDPRNNLFRKSLIKI, from the coding sequence ATGCAACATTTGCGATTATCTGTTATTGTTTTTATTATTAGTTTCCTTTCTATTAATCATAAAACACATGCCCAATATAAACAACAGATATTATTCCCAAATGACTCCTCGTTTGTTTTAATTAATGAATTAGTTCAAAATTTTAAGCCTTTACAGGTTTTGGATTACAGCCAGGCCAGAGTCAAAATGTATCAGCAAATTTATAATGAAAATGATTCAGTTTCTTGTGTTTACACGAAACATACTTTATATCTCAGTCCGGCATCATCGGATCCAATTGGTTATTTATCGAAAAATGGGAATTCAAATGGAATTAATTGCGAACATACCTTCCCACAAAGCAAAGGAGCTGAAACCGGGAATGCTAGATCTGATATGCATCATTTATTTCCATCCCGTGCTGCTGTTAATGAAGCTAGAAGTAATTATCCTTTTGGTGAAATTAGCGATTCTAAAACAGATGATTGGTATTATAAGTCATTTTCTCAAACCAATAAACCTTCCCAATTCATTGATGAATATAGTGAATCTATCAATGGCTTATTTGAACCAAGAGAAGACCATAAAGGGAATGTTGCGAGGGCCATTTTTTACTTTTTTACGATGTATGAGCTACAAGCCGATCGAAGCTTTTTTGAAGGTATGAAGATCACTTTATGCGACTGGCATTTAAAAGATCCAGTGGATTCTTTGGAATGGACTCGCAGTCAAATTATTGCAACGTATCAAAGTCAAAAACCAAATCCCTTTGTTTTGGATTGTAGCTTAGCTAAAAGATCCTATTGCTCAACGCATAACGCGTGTCAGATTACTACAACTTCAAATTCAATAAATACGCAAAATATTGATTGTCATCCGAACCCTTTTCAAGATCAAATTGTAATTGAATTTGCTGAACCATCTAATTTATATGAAATTATTTTATTAGATCTCTTTGGAAATAGAATTCACCAAACAAGTCTTTCGTCCCATCCAAATCAATCCATTTTGCATACTGAAAACCTACCGGCAGGATATTATCAACTCATAATAAAGGATCCTAGAAATAATCTTTTTCGAAAATCCTTAATCAAAATTTAG
- a CDS encoding NAD(P)(+) transhydrogenase (Re/Si-specific) subunit beta — protein sequence MMAYILEVLYLIAAVTFMLGLKMLSKPDSARSGNLIAAVGMTIAIFATIFIYQDQNGNHLKNLLFIFSALLVGTIIGFIMARKVQMTAMPQMVSFFNGMGGACAAIISIIEFGHLSHMMDAGDSSLFSQKIVIILAGLIIGSVSFAGSMIAYGKLEGKINDYSINGQQFVNVGLLLAILVFSLLFGFQVLPDSYWFYVILGISILYGLLFVLPIGGADMPVVISLLNSFTGVAAACGGFLYDNYVMLIGGILVGSAGTILTVAMCKAMNRSLTNVIVGNFGGGNSGIVSASTGQGSTKEISLSDASVLMKYAKKVVIVPGYGLAVAQAQHICHELESILEEEGVDVKYAIHPVAGRMPGHMNVLLAESNVSYDRLIEMEEINPEFNLTDVVLVVGANDVVNPAAKTDPASPIYGMPILEVENAKNIIILKRSMKAGYAGIDNDLFYRPKTFMLFGDAKDSLTKLVTEIKNS from the coding sequence ATAATGGCCTATATACTTGAAGTTTTATATTTGATAGCAGCGGTAACCTTTATGCTAGGGCTTAAAATGCTGAGCAAACCGGATTCAGCCAGGAGCGGAAATCTAATTGCAGCGGTAGGAATGACGATTGCAATATTTGCAACGATTTTTATCTATCAGGATCAAAATGGAAATCATTTAAAGAATTTACTTTTTATCTTTTCAGCCTTATTGGTGGGGACTATTATAGGTTTTATAATGGCTAGAAAAGTACAAATGACAGCCATGCCGCAAATGGTATCGTTTTTTAATGGAATGGGCGGTGCTTGTGCAGCTATAATTTCTATTATTGAATTTGGGCATTTATCGCACATGATGGATGCAGGAGATTCAAGTCTGTTTTCTCAAAAAATTGTAATCATTTTGGCAGGTTTAATTATTGGTTCTGTTTCATTTGCAGGTAGTATGATTGCATATGGCAAATTGGAAGGAAAAATTAATGATTATAGTATTAATGGACAACAGTTTGTAAATGTAGGCTTACTATTAGCTATCCTTGTTTTTTCATTGCTGTTTGGCTTTCAGGTCTTACCAGATAGTTATTGGTTTTATGTAATCCTTGGGATCTCCATTTTATATGGTTTGTTATTTGTTTTGCCTATCGGAGGGGCTGATATGCCAGTTGTAATTTCATTGTTGAATTCTTTTACTGGTGTTGCGGCTGCATGTGGCGGATTTCTCTATGATAATTATGTAATGTTAATTGGTGGAATCCTGGTTGGCTCTGCAGGAACGATATTAACCGTGGCTATGTGCAAAGCAATGAATCGGTCTTTAACGAATGTAATCGTAGGAAATTTTGGTGGAGGAAATAGCGGTATTGTAAGTGCATCCACTGGACAGGGGAGTACGAAGGAAATATCTTTATCGGATGCCTCTGTTTTAATGAAATATGCAAAAAAAGTAGTAATCGTTCCAGGCTATGGTTTAGCAGTCGCCCAAGCCCAGCATATTTGTCATGAATTGGAAAGTATTTTGGAAGAAGAAGGCGTTGATGTGAAGTATGCTATTCATCCGGTCGCCGGAAGGATGCCCGGACATATGAATGTATTATTAGCTGAAAGTAATGTAAGCTATGATCGCTTAATTGAAATGGAAGAGATCAATCCTGAGTTTAATTTAACAGATGTAGTTTTGGTTGTTGGTGCGAATGATGTTGTAAATCCAGCAGCAAAAACAGATCCTGCAAGTCCTATCTATGGTATGCCCATATTAGAGGTAGAAAATGCTAAAAATATAATAATTCTCAAGAGATCAATGAAAGCAGGTTATGCGGGTATTGACAATGATTTGTTTTACCGTCCGAAAACATTTATGTTATTTGGTGATGCAAAAGACTCCTTAACTAAACTTGTAACAGAAATTAAAAATAGCTAG
- a CDS encoding formate--tetrahydrofolate ligase: MVSNKLNSDIEIAQSIKLQGITKIAEKLDLTPDKLELYGSFKAKLPLSLIREEKVKDCKLILVSAISPTPAGEGKTTTSIGLSEGLNKIGKKTTVVLREPSLGPVFGIKGGATGGGWSQVLPMEDINLHFTGDFSAVEKAHNLLAALIDNNLQNKKFNLGLDSRTIAWKRVMDMNDRSLRKMTIGLGGTGNGIPRESGFDITAASEIMAILCLSKDLTDLKQKMGNIFIGFTFDKKPIFARDLKAEGAMAALLKDAIKPNLVQTIEGNPAIIHGGPFANIAQGTNTIIATKMGMSLSDYVVTEAGFGFDLGAEKFLDIKCRAAGLSPNAVVIVATVRALKYHGGKSLKNLSNPDAKAVEKGCENLEKHLENAKQFGLPAVVAINKFATDTDEELNIIKEKCKAFGAEAVFSEVWAKGGEGAIELAEKVAKIADRWNEPFIPCYELNWEPEQKIHAIATKIYGAASVEYSADAKNDLKKIQSLNLNHLPVCIAKTQKSLSDNPDLIGRPRDFILTVRQIEIAAGAGFIVPITGEIMRMPGLPDEPSAEKIDIDEFGVISGLF; the protein is encoded by the coding sequence ATGGTTTCAAATAAACTAAATTCAGACATTGAGATAGCTCAATCAATAAAATTACAAGGAATTACAAAAATAGCCGAAAAGTTAGACTTAACACCAGACAAACTAGAACTATACGGTTCATTTAAAGCAAAATTGCCTTTAAGTTTAATTCGTGAAGAAAAAGTAAAAGATTGTAAGTTAATTTTGGTTTCTGCAATTTCGCCTACACCAGCAGGAGAAGGTAAAACAACCACTTCTATTGGTTTGTCGGAAGGATTGAATAAAATTGGCAAAAAAACAACTGTAGTGTTAAGAGAACCATCTTTAGGACCAGTGTTTGGAATTAAAGGAGGTGCAACAGGAGGTGGATGGTCTCAGGTATTGCCTATGGAGGATATAAATCTTCATTTTACAGGAGATTTTTCAGCAGTTGAAAAGGCCCATAATTTACTCGCCGCATTAATTGATAATAATCTTCAGAATAAAAAATTCAATCTAGGACTAGATTCGAGAACGATTGCCTGGAAACGCGTGATGGATATGAATGACCGTTCTCTTCGAAAAATGACCATTGGATTGGGCGGAACCGGGAATGGTATCCCTCGGGAATCAGGTTTTGACATTACTGCGGCGTCAGAAATTATGGCTATTTTATGTTTATCGAAAGACCTTACCGATTTAAAACAGAAAATGGGTAATATTTTTATTGGTTTCACTTTTGACAAAAAACCAATATTTGCAAGAGATTTGAAAGCAGAGGGTGCTATGGCCGCGCTTTTAAAAGACGCAATAAAACCTAACTTAGTACAAACGATCGAAGGCAATCCTGCGATTATCCATGGAGGACCATTTGCAAATATTGCTCAAGGAACCAATACGATCATTGCAACCAAAATGGGTATGTCCTTATCAGATTATGTAGTGACCGAAGCTGGTTTTGGATTTGATTTAGGCGCTGAGAAATTTTTAGATATTAAATGCAGAGCGGCTGGTTTGTCGCCAAATGCAGTGGTAATTGTGGCAACCGTTCGCGCTTTAAAATATCATGGTGGAAAGTCCCTTAAGAATTTATCTAATCCCGATGCAAAAGCGGTTGAAAAAGGATGTGAAAACCTTGAAAAACATCTTGAAAATGCAAAACAATTTGGATTACCTGCAGTTGTCGCTATTAATAAATTTGCAACCGATACAGATGAAGAATTAAATATTATCAAGGAAAAATGCAAAGCTTTTGGAGCAGAAGCTGTATTTTCAGAAGTCTGGGCTAAAGGTGGTGAAGGTGCAATAGAATTAGCTGAAAAAGTTGCTAAAATTGCAGATCGCTGGAATGAACCCTTTATTCCTTGTTACGAACTCAATTGGGAACCAGAACAAAAAATACATGCAATTGCTACTAAGATTTATGGTGCTGCTTCCGTTGAATATTCAGCAGATGCAAAGAATGATTTAAAAAAGATACAAAGTTTGAATTTAAATCACTTACCAGTATGTATTGCAAAAACTCAAAAATCATTATCTGATAATCCAGATTTAATCGGCAGGCCAAGAGATTTTATACTCACTGTAAGACAAATAGAAATTGCTGCAGGTGCCGGATTTATTGTACCCATTACTGGGGAAATAATGCGAATGCCAGGCTTACCTGATGAACCTTCTGCAGAAAAAATAGACATTGATGAATTCGGTGTTATTAGTGGCTTATTCTAA
- a CDS encoding NAD(P) transhydrogenase subunit alpha produces the protein MGLFQFIHEHIQIIYLVILMIFVGIELISHVPSVLHTPLMSGANAIHGVVIIGAIIVMGQAEETLHLILGFIAVVLGTLNVVGGFVVTDRMLEMFKKKK, from the coding sequence ATGGGACTATTTCAGTTTATACACGAACATATTCAGATTATTTATCTGGTTATCTTGATGATATTTGTTGGGATTGAATTAATATCCCATGTGCCATCGGTATTGCATACCCCTTTAATGTCTGGTGCAAATGCGATCCATGGTGTTGTCATAATTGGTGCAATCATAGTCATGGGACAGGCAGAAGAAACCTTGCATTTAATTCTTGGTTTTATTGCTGTGGTTTTAGGTACTTTAAATGTGGTTGGTGGATTTGTTGTTACTGATCGAATGCTTGAAATGTTTAAGAAAAAGAAATAA
- a CDS encoding MmcQ/YjbR family DNA-binding protein produces the protein MNIESFRTYCLGKPHTHEDCPFGPETLVYRVKGKIFALTGLDNVEFKVNLKCDPEYAMELRDQYDEIQAGYHMNKKHWNTVQFDSRLSDKLLKELIDHSYDLVKKSLPPKDRF, from the coding sequence GTGAATATTGAATCCTTTAGAACTTATTGCCTCGGCAAGCCGCACACGCATGAAGATTGTCCTTTTGGACCAGAAACGCTGGTTTATAGAGTAAAAGGTAAAATTTTTGCACTGACAGGGCTTGACAATGTTGAATTTAAAGTAAATCTAAAATGTGATCCTGAATATGCTATGGAGTTAAGAGATCAATATGATGAAATTCAAGCAGGGTATCATATGAATAAAAAACATTGGAATACGGTTCAGTTTGATTCCAGGCTTTCAGATAAACTGCTTAAAGAATTGATAGACCATTCATATGATTTAGTTAAAAAGAGTTTACCTCCAAAAGATCGGTTTTAA
- a CDS encoding Re/Si-specific NAD(P)(+) transhydrogenase subunit alpha produces MILGVLKERREGEKRVAITPQVTKQFIDKGFQLIIETGAGELSSYRDQDYIKAGATIAANKESLLQSCDVAFKINPPLSEEIHVAKKGLVWLSLLYHLSQPALIQEIANAEQTAISMDAIPRISRAQSMDVLSSQSNLAGYKAVLLGSDYMTRAFPLMMTAAGTITPAKILIFGVGVAGLQAIATAKRLGAVVEATDVRMETKEQAESLGAKFITVKDDGVKTEGGYAKEVTEEYLAKQKEAVNKSLFLADLVITTALVPGKKAPVLIRAEQVQQMKYGSVIVDMAAEQGGNCELTQEGKVVVENGVKIVGLTNLPSSLATNASELYAKNVINLFVHLASKDGFKNDLEEEITKATLIVQNGKILRS; encoded by the coding sequence ATGATACTTGGTGTATTAAAAGAGCGTAGAGAAGGTGAAAAAAGAGTTGCTATAACCCCTCAGGTTACAAAGCAATTTATAGATAAGGGTTTTCAATTGATCATTGAAACCGGTGCTGGGGAATTATCTTCTTATCGTGACCAGGATTATATAAAGGCAGGTGCAACAATAGCGGCAAACAAGGAAAGTTTATTGCAATCCTGTGATGTGGCGTTTAAAATTAATCCACCGTTGTCTGAAGAGATTCATGTCGCTAAGAAAGGCTTAGTATGGCTTAGCTTGTTGTATCATTTGTCACAACCAGCATTAATTCAAGAGATTGCAAATGCCGAGCAAACAGCAATTTCAATGGATGCAATACCCAGGATTTCAAGAGCTCAAAGTATGGATGTCTTGAGTTCACAAAGTAATTTGGCTGGATACAAAGCCGTTTTGTTGGGGTCAGATTATATGACCCGTGCATTTCCTCTGATGATGACTGCGGCTGGTACTATTACGCCAGCAAAAATTTTAATCTTTGGTGTAGGCGTTGCCGGTTTACAAGCAATAGCAACTGCCAAAAGGTTAGGGGCCGTTGTAGAAGCTACAGATGTTCGAATGGAAACGAAAGAACAAGCGGAATCCTTAGGAGCAAAATTCATTACCGTGAAAGATGATGGTGTGAAAACGGAGGGAGGATATGCTAAAGAAGTAACAGAAGAATACCTTGCAAAACAAAAAGAAGCTGTGAATAAATCGCTATTTCTTGCAGATTTAGTAATAACGACGGCCCTTGTGCCAGGTAAAAAAGCACCCGTATTGATTCGGGCAGAGCAAGTGCAACAAATGAAATACGGTTCTGTAATCGTGGATATGGCTGCAGAACAAGGAGGAAATTGTGAACTTACACAAGAAGGAAAAGTGGTGGTTGAAAATGGAGTTAAAATAGTTGGATTGACCAATCTTCCATCCAGTTTAGCTACAAATGCCAGTGAATTATACGCTAAAAATGTAATCAACTTATTTGTACATCTTGCTTCAAAAGACGGATTTAAGAATGATCTTGAAGAAGAAATCACGAAAGCAACATTAATTGTTCAAAACGGCAAAATACTTAGATCATAA